One Vicia villosa cultivar HV-30 ecotype Madison, WI linkage group LG5, Vvil1.0, whole genome shotgun sequence genomic window, ACAAGTTAGTTTTTTAATGGATGAGATATCAGATAGAGAAGTACATGTCAAAATAACATCATCGACATACACCAAGAGAGTGTTGGAAAAAAATTAGTTTATACTAAGAGTGGCAAAACGGGCCAAGCCATGTCCGTTTTGCCCGCACTTTAGTGCGGGGTAAGCCAAAGAGTTAGACCCCCATCCTCTAATGTGTCTGCCCCGTCCCTTTTTCTTTTAGGGCGTGgtcatttatataaatttttgtgtttttagaCTTAAAAGGTACAATGCCTGCGGGCTTTCCCATCCCCatcctcacttttttgcggggtggGCCTAGATTTACGGCATGCATCCTCCACTATGTCCGCCCGCCCTATTTTTTTCGGGACGGGTCTAAATGGGGAGGGCATGCCCGTTTTCCACCCCTAGTTTATACCATAATCCTTAAGTTttgatattaataaattatttaaagaacAATTGGGTAGAGTAAAGTGTGTTATAGTGTGCAAGAGTAAAGATTATTATACTGATTGAAAGTCAGTTCTGATAATGCACCAAACATTAAATGAGAAGCTCTAAAGAGTCAGATTCTGAAGATTAGACTCTGaataatcaacttctgatcaaGTCATCTTCCGATGATCAGAACCTGAAGACTACAGAATCTGATCAAGTCAACCTCTGAATATTTAGAGTCTAAAGGATGTGAAGCAAAACTCAAGACTATAATTGACCAAAACTTTGAGCCAGTCATAGCTCAAGAACCAAGGAATGTATGCCATGTCGCTATCAGACTGACTCTAAGGTCAGTTTGTCTTTTATTGGCCACGTGAAGACTTACCATAAAATTGAAGAAGCCTGAAGAGTTACAACTGATAATTCATTTTGTAGAAAAGTAGCTTCAAATGGGATTGCAACGACATTAACCATATTAGAAAGCTTTGCAACAGATCTGTTGATACTTCTCTCAAAGACTCTCTTGTACTAAAAGTTCTTTCCAACGACTCTTTCATGGTTCTCCATAAAAGGAGCTGAAGATATGGAGAAGTACAACAATAATGCGCCTTGACAAGAAAAGAGAAGCTACTATGTCAAAAcaaagggcacaagttaacttaTAACTTCTTACCAATTATACATTCTTAGAAGTTCTTAAGTTTTAGAGTTTTTTGTGCCGTATTATGTTTACacctctgattgtatatcaagtTTAATTATCACTCTATTACTATCATTTATCTGCTAGGTAGATTGTAGAAAGTCTCTTGCTTATGTGCTTAAGCAtttggaagtctcttgcttgtgtgattGAGCATTGAAGTCTCTTGTCAGTGTGCTtgagcaaacaaaaatctcttgcTTATATGCTTGAGTATTGAAGTTTCTTACTTGTATGTTTGGGCATTAAGCTCTTGCATGTGTGTTTGAGCAATTTGTAATCAGATTTGGTCATAGTGAAAATCTCTAGGAAGTGCAAGGGGACTGGACTACTCCTGATTTGTAGGAGGAACCAAAATAATTGCTTGTGTGTTTTTGTGCTCTCTTCTTTATTTCTATTCAACATTATTCCGCTGTTATCACCATCAGATTCTGACTCAGATTTTGTCCTTGTGACCAAAATCTGATTAGAGATTTAAAGAGAAAAGGGATAAAAGTTAACACAATTCATTCctcattcttgtatttttctcACTTTCAGTTGACATCAGAGCAAGGTTTAAGCTTAATACTTAACAGTGATATAGAAAAAATCCTGAGAAAATAATTACATAACTGAATCTGATTCTGAAACCTCTGATCCTGATCATCATGTGCCCTTTGATTATAGCACATCTGAAAAGAATATCTATATGTCTAAGCCTCCAACATTCAGTaaaaagtatatatatttatatatctaGGTTGATGGAGAATAATAGGATTCGTGAGttatacataaaaataaaattagattttttcatttaaaaagaaATTATACCACAAACAATTTTTAATTCTAAATTAGATGAAAGATATCCTATAATgtttaataaaaattatgtatatgtcataaatatttataaagtaatttgaaagactaaaatataaaaactatatatatttaaacctagaaaattgttactattattttcataaaaatcaatcaCAAACCACATTTCCTTAAGCAAAAAAGTTAAGAATTGTGTGATGAACTACTAGTCCATTTCTTATCATTCCAACAATCCTATTGCCTTCACAAGAACATGGTAGAGACCACCATAGACATGATCAAATTCATGGGCAAGTGGGCAATCCTTCATGGGCTAATCAAAAACAAAATGAACCAAGACAAAAAAAGGAGGGTGTGTGAGGTGTGGCCAAACTGGATGTAGAGGTGGTTCTGTAAACAAACAGGTGCATTGCTTTAGGCCACCAGGTACCATCACACATCTTCTCTGACAAAATGTCTCAATGAGGCCAAGACAACTATTGGTCCACTTTTTTGGTTTTTCAATTTCTCACTAACTTATTATTTTTAGGTCCACTTTTTACAAATGTCTATTTAAGTTCCATTCACAATTCCATCCCCACCCATCAACCTTATATTCCCTTTGTCTCATTCTTTGTCTATCTATCATACTTAACTTAAATAAAGTCCCTAACTTCCAATTCAAACCATAATAAAATCTTAACttattccttctttttcttctttttatcatttctattcaattttgttatttgaaattaaagttttattatattatattttttgaaaatatagttttTGGCATATAAATTATTTGGTGCTCATATGTGGTTTAGACAACTTCATCTTTTTAATAAGATTCtaataatgaaatttaaaatattatttttaaatttctttttaacATCATTAAAGTCGTCTTTAAGAATGTACAAAACAGACTATCATACATGACTTAAAATTTAATACATTTAAATTGTAGCTAAAAAtaattcataaaatatttgtcacgattaaattttgacaaaatataatCCAATTAGAATTATTATGACAAAATAATATTCTATTTAATTTGTCACATTCAAACCGTGGTTAACTTACACTGAAAATTTAAACAGGTCATAGTATGTAAGATCTTTtcacttaataaaataaatatttaaaatatattactttttgtgatataatatattttcactaataaaataaatatttgaaaatattatatttttgtgGTGAAATATTTGTGTTCcttctaattatttttttcaaattccaTTGAAGTGGCTCATTTAGTTAGTGATTAAAAAGCTCCAAATTCCCTCCAAAACTTATTACACTTGTAGGATAAGATTAACAGGTCATTAGGCCAACTAATTCCAACAAACCATGATGACTTCTCTTTAGCACCTTAACAACAATGTTTAGTCCTCTAATTCCCACTTGCATTATCATtaacttttttcttttccttatttAGTTATCACTACTCATGAGTATCATTAAGTCAATTTGGTAATTTCTACTTTAAAGAGCATGTTgcaattgattccaaaacctttAATCTCAGCACCAGAAATTGCCTGCCATTAagttaaaaagttaaaattaaaattggagCATACCATGGTGCATTGCAATATGCTTGTCAGATATTGTCTATGCCTTATGACAAATATTGACAAAggcaaaaaaaataagaaaaaaagattAGGAGACAATAATCTTCAAGTTGGTCATATATACATGTGCAAATTAGTTTTGCTTTGTCACTACTATCTTTCCAAGAATTTCCCTTACAATTGACATGTGAGAGCACGTTGATTTAGTGATgtagacataaaaatatttacttgctATTTTTTCaagaacaaaaaatgaaaatggaaataaaaaaagataaatatatgaaaaaaaggGTGGATGGAAGGCTGAAAAATGACTATGTATATGCACTTTCTTCTTTTTTCGTGTCTTCCTCttttcttcttttcggatattgCAACCCTAATAATTGTTTCATACTTTTCTCATATGATGTTATGCCAAAATAATAATTACTTAAAGTATACATGTTTATGGaaaatgctaacaagtgccccaagggcactctttaatagctttaaaaagtaagtttttcttggaaatatgcGTAATTAATGCTAGAGTGTGACACGCTGTGGAACCACTCCAGATATCCATCCTCGCACTGCCCAGGCTCCTGAACCTCAACTAATGTATTAATGATCTCACGGGGGAGCTGATGCTGTTACTCTGAAACCATCGATCAATGCCACCAGCTGGAGCCTCTGGGACCGAACGTGAGATGCCCTGTATGTAACCAGCAAGCTGTCTGGTGTAAGGACGAGATGCATCATCAAGTGTCGTGTACAACATCGTCAATGTCGCCACTCCCCAAGCCCAACATGGGGTGTCAAGGGCGTTGAATAGAGAAATGTATCGAACATCTATATAAACTCCAGACTTGTCCgcaaagagagtacatgccaCTAGATGTAGCATGTAGGCCCTAGCGGCAACCTGGTACCGCTCTGCATCCACAAGCACCTGATAAGTAGTACTCAACCAAGACATCCTAAGTTGAAAGCCCCGAGTCTCACCAAATTCACGTAGCACACCCACCTCATCAACCTCCAAAGCATCCATAATCATGCCCAACGCCGCCACATGGTCCCTATAAACTGGTGTGAAAAATATACCAACAATCGGAATGTGAAAGAGGGCATCCGCATCATCTAAAGTCACTATCATCTCCCCAAATAGAATATGGAAGGAGGATGTCTTCAGGTGCCACTTCTCAACAAAAGCTGATAACAGGGAGGCGTCCAGCATCGTCAAGGAGCATCTAACAAAGCCCATCAAATGGAAATCCTCAACTATCCTCCTCACCTGCTCAGGCATCTGACTCTCAGAAAAGTTCTTTAACTCCGACCTGTGAGAAGCGACTTTCAACACTGAACGCCCCTGtaacaaaataatacaattaaaacaaattagtaTACATCAAATCGcgtaataaacataaaaaataagcATTTAAACGAGACCAATATTACATATGTCGCCCTTCAATATCCTATAAGCGACATGGCCCGTTGACATAGACCTGTCATGAGGTCCTCTAGGAAAACCTCCATCAGTGTGTACTGATGGCTCCGTAGATGCATGAGTGGTGGTGTCTGTATCCTGAACCACCTGCTCTTGAACCACCAGAACCACCGACTCCTCAACAACGGGCTCCTAAACTACCCACTCTTGAACCACCTGCTCTTGAACCACCGGCTCCTCAACTACCTGCTCTTGAGCCACCGGCTACTCAACTACATGCTCCTCCACAGCAAGAAGCTCTACCAGTCCGGTGACGAGATGCGCAAAATCGCGTCACCTCCTGCTGCCCAGCCTTCCGTTTCAAGTTAAAATCGGTCGTAGAAAGGCCTCCAGCATGTAGCCCATAGGCATGCGCCTCATCAGCAGCTCGAGCAACCGCACCGGCTCAATCAATGGTCTTTCCCGCAATAGAACCGTCCATGCCTCTGGTCCTCActgcaaaatttaaaaatataagaaaaataacttcttttttaaaaaaatgaaatactgaaaatttcaaaattttcggtatGATAATACGCactggaaatttcaaattttccagTAATATTGGTAAATGATATTACTgggaattttgaaatttccgatacaatataccagaaatttcacaaaatataccggaaatttcaaaatttccagtaTTATCATTTATCAATATtatcaaaaaatttgaatttttcagcACATATTaacataccggaaattttaaaatttccgatTCTTCCCATAAATTTGTAAAAATgtgataataaaaattaattaaacaatttagtTTTTTCATAAATTTGGAGGAGGTGACATGTATAGATAAATTTTCATGCAACCTGCTTTATACTATATATAGTACGGTATTAGTACAGtgtccttttatttatttatttaccaaCGACACaaacaaaacacaaaataaattaaatagtaaaaGCAATGAAATACTGACAATATGTAAGGCATGGCTAGCTAGAAAGAAGAGCTACCTCTGTAACTGTTAAACAGCTTGCATAACCTATTCAATTCTATTAAAATGAAGTTATGATCTGTAACTGTAATGTAGTACCATAgtatagttttaaaattaaatatttttgttttattt contains:
- the LOC131605925 gene encoding protein MAIN-LIKE 1-like, whose protein sequence is MEGRSVLKVASHRSELKNFSESQMPEQVRRIVEDFHLMGFVRCSLTMLDASLLSAFVEKWHLKTSSFHILFGEMIVTLDDADALFHIPIVGIFFTPVYRDHVAALGMIMDALEVDEVGVLREFGETRGFQLRMSWLSTTYQVLVDAERYQVAARAYMLHLVACTLFADKSGVYIDVRYISLFNALDTPCWAWGVATLTMLYTTLDDASRPYTRQLAGYIQGISRSVPEAPAGGIDRWFQSNSISSPAISGAEIKGFGINCNMLFKVEITKLT